The genomic interval GCTGAAGTAATGGTGACGTCAATAGACTTTTCTTGCTCTGCTTTTAATAGCTCAAAAAGTCCTGCAATGAGTGGCAGCAAAGTTAAACGTTTATTCGAAGCTAAAGCACGAATGAAATTTGCGCCTTGTTCATCCAGCTCTTTATCACAGACTTCAACAAAGGCATCGGCTTGCTGGGTTGTGGTCAACCCAGGAGAGCCAAGTACTTGCTGAATTTTTTCAGCTTGTGATACAGCGGATGCGATAGCCAACATTTCTGACCATTTGGCTAATGCTTTATGCGCAAGTGCATATTCAAACGCAGCTTTAGCATAAGGCCGGGCTAAGGTGGTCAGTTCCATATGGATAACCCCCTTGGTTACAGCTCAGCGGCTAGCTGATCAACGAGTTTGCTCTGGGCTTTCTTGTCAATTTGTTGCGCCAGGATTTTCTCAGCACCAGCAACAGCAATGCTTGCCACTTGGCTACGCAATGCTTCTTTTGCTCGGTTAAGCTCTTGATCAATCTCAGCCTGGGCGGCGACTTTAAGTCGTTCGCCTTCTGACCGAGCCTGGTCTTTCGCTTCTTCAACAATTTGATTTGCCCGCTTGTTGGCTTGCTCGATGATCTCAGCAGCTTGCTCTTTGGCCTCACGCAGTTGCTTGCTGGCTTTTTCTTGAGCCAACTCCAGATCACGTTTAGCGCGATCAGCAGCTTCTAATCCATCCGCAATTTTCTTTTGACGATCGCGCAAAGCTTG from Spartinivicinus poritis carries:
- a CDS encoding F0F1 ATP synthase subunit B, which translates into the protein MNLNATLIGQSLAFAIFVIFCMKYVWPPVTQALRDRQKKIADGLEAADRAKRDLELAQEKASKQLREAKEQAAEIIEQANKRANQIVEEAKDQARSEGERLKVAAQAEIDQELNRAKEALRSQVASIAVAGAEKILAQQIDKKAQSKLVDQLAAEL
- a CDS encoding F0F1 ATP synthase subunit delta, whose amino-acid sequence is MELTTLARPYAKAAFEYALAHKALAKWSEMLAIASAVSQAEKIQQVLGSPGLTTTQQADAFVEVCDKELDEQGANFIRALASNKRLTLLPLIAGLFELLKAEQEKSIDVTITSAMKLTSTQQEKLAKALSKRLGRDVNVVNEVDESLIGGLVIKAGDLVIDGSISAKLHRLADAMKS